A part of Microbacterium terregens genomic DNA contains:
- a CDS encoding ABC transporter ATP-binding protein — protein sequence MNLLSLRGVTAAYGKVEVLHGIDLDVEEGSIVAVLGPNGAGKTSLLRAISRTITVRGTRTFAGADIARLRTPQIARLGVGHVPEGRGTFSDFTVEENLRLGSVARPAARRSDTAGDLARIFRSFPVLAEFRRRPAGALSGGQAQMLAVARALLARPRLLLVDEPSLGLAPLTTKELFSQFAALRAEWDLTILLAEQNARLSLAVADRAVLLSRGRVVHDGPAAEYHSTDALQAHYLGAASSTTGQKEESA from the coding sequence GTGAACCTGTTGAGTCTGCGCGGCGTCACCGCCGCATACGGGAAGGTCGAGGTGCTGCACGGCATCGACCTCGATGTCGAGGAGGGCAGCATCGTGGCCGTTCTCGGGCCGAACGGCGCCGGCAAGACCTCGCTGCTGCGAGCGATCAGCCGGACCATCACCGTGCGCGGCACACGCACGTTCGCGGGCGCGGACATCGCACGATTGCGCACACCCCAGATCGCGCGTCTGGGGGTGGGGCATGTTCCGGAAGGACGCGGCACCTTCTCGGACTTCACCGTCGAAGAGAATCTCCGCCTCGGCAGCGTCGCCCGGCCGGCCGCGCGGCGATCCGACACCGCGGGCGACCTGGCGCGGATCTTCCGCTCGTTCCCCGTGCTGGCGGAGTTCCGACGGCGGCCCGCGGGCGCACTGTCCGGCGGGCAGGCGCAGATGCTCGCGGTTGCCCGGGCGCTGCTGGCACGCCCTCGCCTCCTGCTCGTCGACGAGCCGTCGCTCGGTCTGGCGCCCCTGACGACCAAGGAACTGTTCTCCCAATTCGCCGCCCTGCGCGCCGAATGGGACCTCACGATCCTCCTCGCGGAGCAGAACGCACGACTCTCGCTCGCTGTCGCCGATCGCGCAGTTCTGCTGAGTCGCGGGCGCGTCGTGCACGACGGCCCGGCCGCCGAATACCACTCGACCGACGCCCTCCAGGCGCATTACCTCGGGGCCGCATCGTCGACCACAGGCCAGAAGGAGGAGTCGGCATGA
- a CDS encoding branched-chain amino acid ABC transporter permease has protein sequence MIEFIQITLDGLMTGLVYAALALALSVIFQGTGMLNLAQGEMAVLAAYISYTALVLGLPLWLAIPIAIVVSAAVGAAIYFFVVRWVDRRNQTALTTLGVTLLLGVSAVVSMIWGTDPRRFPPLFGTWVFHFAGLRLTSQQVAGVLLVGGAMAAMALVLTRTNFGLRLRAVAQNQSSAALLGLSGGLWLATGWAVASGVGTIAGVVAAPTLGLSPAMMTVPLLMALAATNLGGITSRVGVVLGGLIIGVLAALGGRYVPGLGGDLNVLLAFAVVIVVVLLKPAGLLGRESAVRA, from the coding sequence ATGATCGAGTTCATCCAGATCACGCTCGACGGGCTGATGACCGGGCTCGTCTACGCGGCTCTCGCCCTGGCCCTGAGTGTGATCTTCCAGGGGACGGGGATGCTCAACCTCGCCCAGGGTGAGATGGCCGTGCTTGCCGCCTACATCTCCTACACCGCGCTGGTTCTCGGGCTTCCTCTGTGGCTTGCGATTCCGATCGCGATCGTCGTGTCGGCCGCGGTGGGGGCCGCGATCTACTTCTTCGTCGTGCGCTGGGTGGATCGCCGGAACCAGACCGCGTTGACCACCCTCGGCGTCACCCTCCTGTTGGGCGTGAGTGCCGTGGTCAGCATGATCTGGGGAACCGACCCGCGTCGCTTCCCGCCGCTCTTCGGGACCTGGGTATTCCATTTCGCCGGGCTCCGGCTGACCAGCCAGCAGGTGGCGGGAGTCCTGCTGGTCGGTGGCGCGATGGCCGCGATGGCACTCGTCCTCACACGAACGAACTTCGGCCTGCGCCTTCGCGCCGTCGCGCAGAATCAATCGTCGGCCGCGCTGCTGGGCCTCTCCGGAGGACTGTGGCTGGCCACGGGGTGGGCGGTCGCCAGCGGAGTCGGCACGATCGCCGGTGTTGTGGCCGCCCCCACGCTGGGCTTGTCGCCCGCCATGATGACGGTGCCGCTGCTGATGGCGCTGGCCGCAACCAACCTCGGCGGAATCACCAGCCGGGTCGGTGTCGTCCTCGGCGGCCTGATCATCGGCGTGCTGGCCGCCTTGGGCGGTCGCTACGTCCCAGGTTTGGGCGGAGACCTCAATGTGCTGCTGGCATTCGCCGTGGTGATCGTCGTGGTTCTGCTGAAACCAGCCGGACTGCTCGGACGCGAAAGCGCGGTGCGCGCATGA